A stretch of the Equus caballus isolate H_3958 breed thoroughbred chromosome X, TB-T2T, whole genome shotgun sequence genome encodes the following:
- the ZRSR2 gene encoding U2 small nuclear ribonucleoprotein auxiliary factor 35 kDa subunit-related protein 2, with protein MAAPEDMMFPGKLSHKKYRAALKKEKRKKRRQELARLRDSGLAQEEEAEDAFREQLEEEKQSEMERQKLHEEWLLREQKAQEEFRMKKEKEEAARKRQEEQERKLKEEWEEQQRKEREEEEQKLQEKREREEAVQKMLQQAENELENSTTWQNPEPPTDLRIMEKDRANCPFYSKTGACRFGDRCSRKHNFPASSPTLLIRSMFTTFGMEQCRRDDYDPDASLEYSEEETYQQFLDFYDDVLPEFKNVGKVIQFKVSCNLEPHLRGNVYVQYQSEEECQTALSLFNGRWYAGRQLQCEFCPVTQWKMAICGLFEIQQCPRGKHCNFLHVFRNPNNEFWEANRDIYLSPDRTGSSFGKNLERRERMGHHDKYYGRPRRRRSPSPAHSYKRNGQAERKRRSSHRGKKSHKHTSKSRERHSSRSRGRKRDRSRGRGSRSQSRRSRSQSSSRSRSRGGRRSGSRDRTIHSPKSK; from the exons CCACAAGAAGTACAGGGCCGCCCTCAAGAAGGAGAAACGAAAGAAACGTCGGCAGGAACTCGCTCGATTAAGAGACTCAG GACTCgcacaggaggaggaggcagaggatgcTTTTCGTGAACAGCTGGAAGAGGAGAAGCAGTCGGAGATGGAGAG ACAAAAATTACATGAGGAGTGGTTACTGCGGGAGCAGAAGGCACAAGAAGAATTcagaatgaagaaggaaaaggaagaggcagCTAGAAAACGGCAGGAAGAGCAAGAG AGAAAGTTAAAGGAAGAATGGGAAGAgcagcagaggaaagagagagaagaggaggagcagaagctgcaggagaagagagagagagag GAAGCTGTGCAGAAGATGCTGCAGCAGGCTGAAAATGAG TTGGAAAATAGTACCACATGGCAAAACCCAGAACCCCCCACGGACTTAAGAATAATGGAGAAAGATCGTGCTAATTGTCCATTCTACAGTAAAACAGGAGCTTGCAGATTTGGAGACAG GTGTTCACGTAAACACAATTTCCCGGCATCAAGTCCCACCCTTCTTATTAGAAGCATGTTTACAACATTTGGAATGGAGCAGTGCAGAAGGGACGACTATGACCCTGACGCAAGCCTGGAGTACAGTGAAGAGGAAACCTACCAGCAGTTCCTGGACTTCTATGACGATGTGCTCCCCGAGTTCAAGAACGTGGGGAAAGTGATCCAGTTCAAG GTCAGCTGCAACTTGGAACCTCATCTGAGGGGCAATGTGTATGTTCAATATCAATC GGAAGAAGAATGCCAGACAGCCCTCTCTCTGTTTAACGGACGGTGGTATGCAGGACGCCAGCTTCAGTGCGAATTCTGCCCAGTGACCCAATGGAAAATGGCaatttgtg GTTTATTTGAAATACAACAATGTCCAAGAGGAAAACACTGCAACTTTCTCCATGTGTTCAGAAATCCCAACAATGAGTTTTGGGAAGCCAATAGAGACATCTACCTGTCTCCAGATCGGACTGGCTCCTCCTTTGGTAAGAacttggagaggagagagaggatgggcCACCATGACAAATACTACGGCAGGCCACGGAGGAGAAGAAGCCCCAGTCCAGCCCACTCCTACAAAAGAAATGGGCAAGccgagaggaaaaggagaagtagtCACAGGGGGAAGAAATCGCACAAACACACATCCAAAAGTCGGGAAAGGCACAGTTCacgaagtagaggaagaaaaagggacCGCAGCCGGGGCCGGGGCAGCCGCAGCCAGAGCCGCCGGAGCCGGAGTCAGAGCTCCTCGAGGTCCAGGAGTCGGGGTGGGAGAAGGTCAGGCAGCAGAGACAGAACCATTCACAGTCCCAAATCCAAATAA